From the Chitinispirillum alkaliphilum genome, one window contains:
- a CDS encoding potassium transporter Kef, whose translation MHSYMKKKLFSPGCLILLFCAVSASAASINGSDDIIHLMADLTLQLGVIIILSRSAHIVFEKFHISSVLGELVLGMIIGPYLLGSIPMPGFPEGIFPLYEPGAVSVTPQLYGLATVASVLLLFMTGLEIDLAMLFRYSVTGIAVGLGGVILSFFGGAALGMYFLDSTLFDPRAMFLGVIACATSMGITARVLSEKRKMDSPEGVTILAGAVIGDVLGIILLAIVSSLSVAVPGTAEEEVLSIQYIALRAIVVWLGFTTLGILFARPLAKAMKKLKSVVHISVLAFGIALVLAGIFEKAGLAMIIGAYVTGLSLSKTDLNDTVRDTLEALNSFFVPIFFVVMGMMVNLFDLLSPEILLLGGAFTIIAIVAKVLGCGIPTLFLNFNRTGASRVGIGMVPRGEVALIIAGIGLSMGIIDQRLFDASIIMTLLTTVLAPSILSKMMDSEKIGTRKVVKLRETVSTPFDFSTYELNDLLVSKVLHAFRNEGFYTHTISISGHNVYHLRRDEIIITMKTRDHILDFETDAQDVIFVKTIVYETLLQLNNTITKVKDLIRPEVFLKGLTEETSRMSTDIARILDSRCIIPELKSKTKPEVIEELLFVIWKNGLVKDKNAALSAINERENSMSTGMQYGIALPHGKTDSVDRIVVAVGLSRKGIDFQSLDGEPSNIFVMVLSPVNVTGPHIQFLASLSALLNSAQAREELLKCKTREEIYRFFRKELGRKPDSKK comes from the coding sequence TTGCACAGCTACATGAAGAAGAAACTGTTTTCCCCGGGTTGCCTGATTTTACTTTTCTGTGCCGTTTCTGCTTCCGCCGCTTCTATAAATGGCTCAGATGACATAATTCACCTTATGGCAGATCTTACCTTGCAGCTTGGAGTGATAATTATTCTCTCCAGAAGTGCCCATATAGTGTTTGAAAAATTTCATATCTCCTCGGTGCTGGGAGAATTGGTTCTTGGGATGATTATCGGACCCTATCTGCTTGGCTCAATCCCTATGCCTGGTTTTCCCGAAGGGATTTTCCCGCTGTATGAGCCGGGGGCGGTTTCTGTAACCCCACAGCTCTACGGACTGGCAACCGTGGCATCGGTGCTTTTGCTCTTCATGACCGGGCTTGAGATCGATCTTGCCATGCTTTTCCGATACTCCGTAACAGGGATCGCGGTTGGTCTCGGGGGAGTCATACTCTCCTTTTTCGGAGGAGCTGCCCTTGGAATGTACTTTCTCGACTCTACCCTCTTCGACCCCAGGGCAATGTTTCTGGGGGTTATTGCATGCGCAACATCTATGGGAATAACGGCAAGGGTCCTTTCGGAAAAGAGGAAAATGGATTCTCCCGAGGGGGTTACCATACTTGCTGGTGCGGTCATAGGGGATGTGCTTGGCATTATTCTGCTGGCTATTGTGAGCAGTCTCTCCGTTGCGGTGCCAGGTACCGCTGAGGAAGAGGTGCTTTCGATCCAGTATATCGCTCTGAGGGCCATAGTTGTGTGGCTTGGATTTACCACTTTGGGAATTCTTTTCGCCAGGCCTCTCGCAAAAGCGATGAAAAAACTTAAATCCGTAGTACACATTTCGGTTCTGGCTTTCGGAATCGCTCTTGTCCTTGCCGGTATATTTGAAAAAGCAGGTCTTGCAATGATTATCGGCGCATACGTCACAGGACTAAGCCTCTCCAAAACTGATCTTAACGATACTGTCAGAGACACTCTTGAGGCTCTGAATTCATTTTTCGTACCCATTTTCTTTGTGGTCATGGGGATGATGGTTAATCTTTTTGATCTGCTCTCTCCTGAAATTCTTCTGCTTGGGGGAGCTTTCACCATTATAGCGATCGTGGCAAAGGTTCTGGGATGTGGTATACCCACGCTTTTCCTCAACTTCAACCGCACCGGGGCATCGAGAGTTGGGATTGGGATGGTACCCCGTGGTGAAGTTGCTCTGATTATCGCCGGAATCGGGCTATCAATGGGTATAATAGATCAGAGATTGTTCGATGCCAGTATCATTATGACTCTTCTTACAACTGTGCTGGCTCCGTCCATATTATCAAAAATGATGGACTCAGAGAAGATAGGTACCAGAAAAGTCGTAAAGCTCAGAGAAACTGTTTCGACACCTTTTGATTTCTCCACATATGAACTCAATGATCTTCTGGTCAGCAAAGTCCTCCACGCTTTCAGAAATGAGGGTTTCTACACCCATACAATCTCCATAAGCGGACACAACGTCTACCATCTCAGAAGAGATGAAATTATTATCACCATGAAAACAAGAGATCATATACTCGATTTTGAAACCGATGCCCAGGATGTAATATTTGTAAAAACAATCGTGTATGAAACTCTCCTTCAGCTCAACAACACCATAACAAAGGTAAAGGACCTCATCCGCCCCGAAGTCTTCCTTAAGGGTCTCACAGAGGAAACCAGCAGAATGAGTACCGATATCGCCCGCATACTCGACTCCCGCTGTATCATTCCTGAGCTAAAATCAAAAACCAAGCCCGAGGTGATAGAAGAGTTGCTTTTTGTGATCTGGAAAAACGGACTGGTCAAAGATAAAAATGCTGCTTTAAGCGCCATTAACGAAAGAGAAAACTCAATGAGCACAGGGATGCAATACGGTATCGCACTCCCGCACGGAAAAACCGACTCTGTTGACAGAATCGTTGTGGCGGTTGGGCTTTCGAGAAAAGGAATCGACTTCCAGTCCCTTGACGGAGAGCCTTCCAATATTTTTGTAATGGTGCTCTCTCCGGTTAATGTGACCGGTCCCCATATTCAGTTTCTGGCTTCTCTCTCAGCACTGCTCAACAGCGCACAGGCCAGGGAAGAGCTCCTTAAGTGTAAAACCAGGGAAGAGATCTACAGGTTTTTCAGAAAAGAGCTGGGAAGAAAACCCGATTCAAAAAAATAG
- a CDS encoding phospholipase domain-containing protein: MFELIYNSDIYKSVLLDRVPRAKKFIWIATSDLKDLHVHSGRKMIPFLEVLSGLIEKGVMVRLVHAKEPGNAFRTDFDRYPPLIFGLERLLCPRVHFKFVIIDGVFAYSGSANLTGAGMGAKGENRRNFECGFITDSPELLKSIMDQFDKVWMGYYCTHCQRAQFCPERQDMIR, translated from the coding sequence ATGTTTGAACTCATCTACAACAGCGACATCTACAAATCGGTACTGCTTGATCGTGTTCCAAGGGCAAAAAAGTTTATCTGGATTGCCACCAGTGATCTCAAAGATCTCCATGTTCACAGCGGCAGAAAAATGATTCCGTTTTTAGAGGTGCTTTCAGGACTTATTGAAAAAGGTGTGATGGTCAGACTCGTCCACGCCAAAGAACCCGGGAACGCATTCAGAACCGATTTCGACCGCTATCCCCCTTTGATCTTTGGTCTTGAGCGGTTATTGTGCCCGCGGGTCCATTTTAAATTTGTGATCATAGACGGGGTTTTTGCGTATTCCGGAAGCGCAAATCTTACAGGCGCGGGGATGGGCGCAAAAGGTGAGAACAGGAGAAATTTCGAATGCGGGTTTATTACCGATTCCCCGGAGCTGCTTAAGAGTATAATGGATCAGTTTGATAAAGTGTGGATGGGCTACTATTGCACTCACTGTCAAAGGGCACAGTTTTGTCCTGAACGGCAGGATATGATCCGGTAG
- a CDS encoding diguanylate cyclase/phosphodiesterase (GGDEF & EAL domains) with PAS/PAC sensor(s): MTDSHKNPCSEEILQRAHRFDAIYNRSLFIVYVIDLDGHIIEVNDAALSLTGYSRDEITGKHIIDFPASAEETQRIISNFNKTVNKEAENLNFEYLMKRKDGSLFWLEVESSILYKDNKPYAVMGIGHDITKRKIAENREKHLLEVLGAIRDINQLIVRERNETKLINEACDILCTVSQFSAVWITLLDKDLNTKQYSFSGDLEGFEDLVYKVNGETLPFCLKSVLKSKDVFVLDLTKSEECKRCVLKCDKLNRTLMMVSIREQNSVAGILGLLMAEKIEGTEEESNLLLEVSDDIGFGLSRIELEKSIQISREQLSRGLEASGMALWDWNLADNTVQWSPQIERFTAKTAETINGSIENYFQFVTEKFRDKVRSQADLFIEAKDTSAEFINEHMLIKGKNERVWVEARGKLIADEEGIVRSFTGLIADVTERKRFEKEIFEQKQFTSRVLNLSPNLTFISDLKTQSIVYINDAVRDILGYTTDTVANMGSSVLSSIVHPEDLPKIGIIQEALFRAAEDKTYCKEIRVKNANGQWLWFKNYAIPFKRDDNGKVRQVLETAINITDLKLSEQRLKSSEEDLRITLKSIGDGVISTDKNGAIVRMNREAERLTSWASEEAEGKDISSILNLINSETGQKIVNPVKEVLSTGEVYGLENHTLLISRDGKRYHISDSAAPVTNETGTVKGVVFTFSDITEKYLLQQQVIESKNSLELAIDGAELGIYSLDIKNGALQFNERFARITKTPPENLPANLEGIKNLIHPEDQEMVFKLLYKHLEGKSERYQAEHRVLSSKGEVVWVLSKGKIVKYDTNGEPLRLLGLVLDITERKQAHEQLALSEERYRTFMQQTSDGIFRLEFKPPFETSLSPEIQTDLLYNNATIEEANDSLAQMYGYKTGEELRGLSLFKLFGNKDYPVNREVMYRFIKNGYKISDAVTSEFDRHGNQHYFTNNMFAIVNGSCLVRAWGTQRDVTDVKKAQEKERIQMQQIVKQKEFIQRIFDLNPNILFIFDFEKQITVYQNDKIEKILGYGTEQFNEMLSKHMSALIHPEDLPDILKHFEILRNAPDGMIVKVEYRIRDVKGNWRFLLSQDTPFARRDNGTVYQAIGTATEITELKNAQAASLQYQEKLKHVNKQLSETNKRLTDIDKMKTEFVSMASHELRTPITSVLGFAQTLLSPDIALEEDLQNQYLQIIEKEARRLGKLAADLLDVSKIESGESELKQETISLEKLALDVIHSINVPHDKKVTLSSDEEGRTPFPCDSDKVRRVFVNLIENALRYGTLVQVEIRGIQDGREVRVRDNGPGIAAEHIDKIFEKFYRIKEEQKPGEGSGLGLSISKDIIETHGGQIRVESQVGHGSTFVFTLKSLK, from the coding sequence ATGACTGATTCCCACAAAAACCCCTGCTCAGAGGAAATACTCCAACGTGCTCACCGTTTCGATGCCATTTACAACAGAAGCCTGTTTATTGTTTACGTTATCGACCTTGACGGTCATATAATAGAGGTAAACGATGCTGCTCTTTCCCTTACCGGTTATAGCAGAGATGAAATCACAGGTAAACACATCATTGATTTTCCGGCTTCAGCCGAAGAAACACAGAGAATCATTTCAAATTTTAACAAAACTGTAAATAAAGAAGCTGAAAATTTAAACTTCGAGTACCTGATGAAACGAAAGGACGGATCGTTGTTCTGGCTCGAGGTGGAGAGCTCGATACTGTATAAAGATAACAAACCTTACGCTGTAATGGGTATAGGGCACGATATCACCAAAAGAAAGATTGCAGAAAACAGGGAAAAACATCTGCTTGAGGTTTTGGGGGCCATAAGAGATATAAATCAGCTTATTGTACGTGAGCGAAACGAGACAAAACTAATTAATGAAGCCTGTGACATTCTCTGTACTGTGTCGCAGTTTTCAGCAGTCTGGATCACCCTTTTAGATAAGGATTTAAATACAAAGCAATACTCATTCAGCGGGGATCTGGAAGGGTTTGAAGATCTTGTTTATAAGGTCAATGGAGAAACACTTCCATTTTGTTTGAAAAGTGTCCTAAAGAGCAAAGATGTGTTTGTGTTGGATCTGACAAAGAGTGAAGAGTGCAAAAGGTGTGTTTTAAAGTGTGATAAATTGAATAGAACATTGATGATGGTGAGTATACGTGAGCAGAACTCTGTAGCTGGTATTTTGGGACTGCTTATGGCCGAAAAAATCGAAGGGACCGAAGAAGAGTCAAACCTTCTTTTGGAAGTATCAGATGATATAGGCTTTGGTCTCTCAAGGATAGAGCTGGAAAAGAGCATACAGATAAGCCGGGAGCAGCTTAGTCGCGGCCTTGAGGCTTCCGGAATGGCTTTGTGGGATTGGAATCTGGCCGACAACACGGTGCAATGGAGTCCCCAGATCGAAAGATTTACAGCAAAAACTGCAGAAACCATAAACGGCAGTATCGAAAACTACTTTCAGTTTGTGACTGAAAAGTTCAGGGATAAGGTACGATCTCAAGCTGATCTGTTCATTGAGGCAAAGGACACATCTGCTGAATTCATAAATGAACACATGCTTATTAAAGGTAAAAATGAACGTGTCTGGGTTGAGGCAAGGGGGAAACTGATTGCCGATGAAGAGGGTATTGTGAGAAGTTTCACCGGACTTATTGCAGATGTTACAGAGCGCAAAAGATTTGAAAAAGAAATTTTTGAACAGAAACAGTTTACCTCCAGAGTTTTAAACCTGAGTCCCAATCTGACATTTATCTCCGATTTAAAAACTCAGAGTATTGTCTACATAAATGATGCCGTAAGGGATATCCTCGGCTACACCACAGACACTGTAGCCAATATGGGGTCCTCTGTTTTGTCATCAATTGTTCATCCCGAGGATCTGCCCAAAATAGGGATAATACAGGAAGCTTTATTCCGTGCGGCCGAAGATAAAACATACTGTAAAGAGATTAGGGTAAAGAATGCCAATGGCCAATGGTTATGGTTTAAAAATTACGCGATACCCTTTAAAAGAGATGATAATGGAAAAGTAAGGCAGGTCCTTGAAACAGCAATTAACATTACCGACTTAAAGCTTTCTGAGCAGAGGTTAAAATCAAGTGAAGAAGATCTGCGGATCACATTAAAATCTATTGGTGATGGGGTAATTTCTACCGATAAAAATGGTGCTATTGTTAGAATGAACCGTGAAGCCGAAAGGCTTACTTCCTGGGCAAGCGAGGAGGCTGAGGGGAAAGATATCTCCTCCATTTTGAATCTGATTAATTCCGAAACAGGTCAAAAAATTGTAAACCCGGTTAAAGAAGTTCTCTCAACAGGTGAAGTGTATGGTTTAGAAAACCATACACTCCTCATTTCACGTGATGGGAAAAGATATCACATCTCCGATTCAGCCGCTCCGGTTACTAACGAGACAGGTACAGTTAAGGGTGTTGTTTTTACATTTTCAGATATTACAGAGAAATACCTGCTTCAGCAGCAGGTTATTGAAAGTAAAAACAGTCTTGAACTTGCCATCGATGGTGCAGAACTTGGGATATATAGTCTGGATATTAAAAATGGAGCTCTTCAATTTAACGAAAGATTTGCCAGAATTACAAAAACTCCACCGGAAAATCTTCCAGCAAATTTGGAGGGAATAAAAAACCTTATCCATCCCGAAGATCAGGAGATGGTTTTTAAACTTTTATATAAGCACCTGGAGGGAAAGAGTGAGCGGTATCAGGCTGAACACAGGGTATTAAGCTCTAAAGGAGAAGTTGTATGGGTCTTAAGCAAAGGAAAAATCGTCAAGTACGATACTAATGGTGAGCCGTTGCGGCTGTTAGGACTGGTTCTGGATATAACGGAACGAAAGCAGGCACATGAACAGCTGGCGTTAAGTGAAGAGCGTTACAGGACCTTTATGCAACAAACCTCCGATGGGATATTCAGATTGGAATTTAAACCACCCTTTGAAACCTCCCTTTCACCCGAAATTCAAACAGATCTGCTTTACAACAACGCCACAATAGAAGAAGCCAATGATTCACTGGCTCAGATGTATGGCTATAAAACAGGAGAAGAGCTCAGGGGGCTGTCACTGTTCAAACTCTTTGGTAACAAGGATTATCCCGTTAACCGGGAAGTCATGTATCGTTTCATTAAAAACGGGTATAAAATCAGCGACGCAGTCACCAGCGAATTTGACCGTCATGGAAATCAGCACTATTTCACAAATAATATGTTTGCAATAGTTAATGGTAGTTGTTTGGTTCGGGCATGGGGAACACAAAGAGATGTCACAGATGTAAAAAAAGCTCAGGAAAAAGAACGAATACAGATGCAGCAAATAGTTAAGCAGAAAGAGTTTATCCAAAGAATTTTCGATTTAAATCCAAACATACTTTTCATATTCGATTTCGAAAAACAGATTACCGTTTATCAAAACGACAAAATAGAAAAAATCCTGGGATACGGTACCGAGCAGTTCAATGAAATGCTCTCAAAACACATGTCTGCTTTAATCCATCCTGAAGATCTACCTGACATTCTGAAGCATTTTGAGATACTCAGAAATGCTCCGGATGGGATGATTGTAAAAGTCGAATACAGAATCAGGGATGTGAAAGGAAACTGGCGGTTTCTTTTAAGTCAGGATACACCATTTGCAAGAAGAGATAATGGGACAGTTTACCAGGCAATTGGAACTGCTACAGAGATTACCGAACTGAAAAATGCTCAGGCTGCCTCCTTACAGTATCAGGAAAAACTAAAACACGTAAACAAACAGTTGTCCGAAACCAACAAGCGCCTTACAGACATTGACAAGATGAAAACTGAATTTGTTTCAATGGCCTCCCATGAACTTCGAACTCCCATAACCTCAGTTTTAGGGTTCGCACAAACGTTACTTTCCCCAGACATAGCACTGGAGGAGGACCTTCAGAACCAGTACTTACAGATCATCGAAAAGGAGGCGCGCAGGCTGGGAAAGCTGGCAGCGGATCTTCTTGATGTTTCAAAAATCGAATCAGGGGAGAGTGAATTGAAGCAGGAGACGATATCACTTGAAAAACTCGCTTTAGATGTAATACACAGCATCAATGTTCCACACGACAAAAAGGTAACACTCTCAAGTGATGAGGAGGGCAGAACTCCATTTCCCTGTGATTCTGATAAAGTACGCCGGGTGTTTGTAAACCTTATAGAAAATGCACTCAGATACGGCACCTTAGTACAGGTTGAGATCCGGGGCATACAAGATGGAAGAGAAGTAAGGGTTAGGGACAATGGTCCGGGTATCGCAGCTGAGCATATTGATAAAATTTTCGAAAAATTCTACAGAATTAAGGAGGAACAGAAACCTGGTGAAGGAAGTGGGCTCGGACTCTCCATTTCCAAAGATATCATTGAAACCCATGGCGGGCAGATCCGGGTAGAATCACAAGTGGGACACGGAAGTACATTTGTTTTTACATTAAAGAGCCTTAAGTGA
- a CDS encoding polysaccharide lyase family 6 yields MGKQGCMVSLFLVFAVFMSWGNRYYVDGANGDDSSDGLSKSTAWETIRKANKTVTPGDTVFIRAGRYEESITPISCGTSQNRITFTNYNDERVVLANVYSAIHMRGRSYITISGIDIEDVDYFVRLDTCTHVWILNGNFTNAKNRSLWPTGVVVRHNSQYNRIKNCVIGKLGYSTEDNDWGGVMNIGSINDTTDKSHFNLIENNLLFHGGHHILTVSSSYNVIRNNHFHNDNWMSCSRTETDSLCGNRHIILEDNASNVRWNIIEGNRFAFSGVPPDQNTSSGVSIRTPNNIIRRNMFYNCDGPGLSLATFGNRNHDASFNYIYHNVFFKNGHSQLSGVESWKQAGLQLATHRGMDITDVSIKNNIFYGNKFGGIVFYYVDEERQTIANNWNEQGDPLFVNITDPYFPQTTDLPDFSLLEQSPCINSGTFLTRIVSPGGSGYKFEVEDAGYFSNGFGVIEGDIIQLEGDIERARIIAVDYETNRITVDKNLTWSNNTGVSLGYTGDAPDIGAFEHTPVVGIRNLTGGLDNSPSHLSFSSLNSGVRINYNGIDPRNAVLTIYDIRGRLVETISLGNGGPSGTVEWFNDSNWANRFYIARLKTGTHVETKQFLLLR; encoded by the coding sequence ATGGGAAAGCAGGGCTGTATGGTATCTTTATTTTTGGTATTCGCTGTTTTTATGAGCTGGGGTAACCGCTATTATGTTGACGGTGCAAATGGAGATGATTCTTCAGACGGGCTATCAAAATCCACTGCATGGGAAACCATCAGAAAGGCAAACAAAACAGTTACACCCGGGGACACGGTCTTTATCAGGGCGGGAAGGTATGAAGAGTCAATTACACCCATCAGTTGCGGCACTTCTCAGAACCGAATAACCTTTACCAACTACAATGACGAAAGGGTCGTGCTTGCCAATGTCTACAGTGCCATTCACATGAGAGGCAGATCATACATTACGATCAGTGGAATAGATATCGAGGATGTTGACTATTTTGTCCGACTTGACACCTGTACTCATGTCTGGATACTGAACGGTAATTTTACCAATGCCAAAAACCGTTCTTTATGGCCCACAGGTGTGGTTGTGCGACATAACTCCCAGTACAACAGAATAAAAAACTGCGTAATAGGCAAATTAGGCTATTCAACTGAAGACAACGACTGGGGCGGGGTCATGAATATCGGTTCAATTAACGACACCACAGATAAAAGTCATTTCAACCTTATAGAAAACAATCTTCTCTTTCACGGCGGGCACCATATCCTGACTGTAAGCAGCAGTTATAATGTAATAAGAAACAACCATTTCCATAACGATAACTGGATGAGCTGTTCAAGAACCGAAACTGACTCACTTTGCGGTAACCGTCATATAATTCTGGAAGACAATGCGTCAAATGTAAGATGGAACATAATTGAAGGGAACAGGTTTGCATTCTCAGGTGTCCCTCCGGATCAAAACACTTCTTCGGGAGTATCCATTCGAACACCCAACAATATAATTCGCCGAAACATGTTTTACAACTGCGATGGACCCGGGTTGTCACTTGCTACATTCGGAAACAGAAACCATGATGCAAGTTTCAACTACATCTATCACAACGTCTTCTTCAAAAACGGTCACAGTCAGCTGTCAGGAGTCGAAAGCTGGAAACAGGCAGGCTTGCAGCTCGCAACTCACAGAGGAATGGATATCACAGACGTGTCGATAAAAAACAATATCTTCTATGGAAACAAATTTGGCGGAATCGTGTTTTACTATGTGGATGAAGAAAGGCAAACAATTGCAAACAACTGGAATGAACAGGGTGACCCTTTGTTTGTAAACATCACCGACCCATACTTTCCTCAAACAACGGATCTACCCGACTTTTCTCTCCTGGAGCAGAGTCCGTGTATAAATAGCGGCACCTTTTTGACACGAATCGTTAGTCCCGGTGGTTCGGGGTATAAGTTTGAAGTTGAAGATGCGGGATATTTCAGCAATGGATTCGGGGTGATAGAGGGGGATATTATTCAGCTTGAAGGGGATATCGAAAGAGCCAGAATTATAGCTGTAGACTATGAAACGAATCGGATTACGGTGGATAAAAATCTTACCTGGTCAAACAATACAGGAGTAAGTCTGGGCTATACCGGAGATGCACCCGATATCGGGGCATTTGAACATACACCAGTTGTGGGGATAAGAAATCTTACTGGAGGTTTGGATAATTCACCGTCTCATCTTTCCTTTTCCTCCCTCAACAGTGGAGTGCGTATAAACTATAACGGAATAGATCCCCGGAATGCGGTTCTTACAATTTATGATATCAGAGGGAGGTTGGTGGAGACTATATCGCTTGGTAATGGCGGGCCAAGCGGAACCGTAGAGTGGTTTAATGATAGCAACTGGGCAAACCGTTTCTATATAGCGAGACTTAAAACCGGAACGCATGTTGAAACAAAACAATTTCTTCTGTTGCGCTGA
- a CDS encoding Mg chelatase subunit ChlI → MLAKLRSMAVLGIDAFGVEIEADITEMLPGFTIVGLPDGAVRESRERVLSAIKNCGFEFPCRKVTINMAPADVKKEGSAFDLPIAIGLLIASKQVSFENLTQYVIVGELSLDGSVKRVKGMLSMAIEARKMGMKGMIVPRENALEAAVAKGVNIYPVDNLSQALEFLGETDQSKPFSIDINSLFNQSQHYEVDFRDVKGQEHIKRALLVAAAGGHNILMIGPPGSGKTMLARRLPTILPDLSLDEALETTKIHSVAGLLDSSTPLLAIRPYRSPHHTISDAGLTGGGSYPRPGEVSLSHHGVLFLDELPEFNKNVLENLRQPLEDGKVTISRAAMSLSYPARFMLAVALNPCPCGYYTDHRHRCTCSSTQIQRYMSRISGPLLDRIDIHGEVPALSYEELCTKKQGLDSASMRENVARAREIQTKRFAKCKNVFCNAHMESRHIRKYCTLDDTCLSMLKNAIEKLGFSARAYDRILKVSRTAADLDCSGHIQSHHLAEAIQYRSLDRKLWLGE, encoded by the coding sequence ATGCTTGCCAAACTCCGTTCCATGGCTGTTCTGGGAATCGATGCCTTCGGGGTGGAAATTGAAGCGGATATAACCGAAATGCTCCCTGGTTTCACCATTGTAGGACTTCCCGACGGAGCGGTAAGAGAATCACGGGAGCGGGTCCTGTCTGCAATCAAAAACTGCGGCTTTGAGTTTCCCTGTAGAAAAGTCACCATAAACATGGCACCCGCAGATGTTAAGAAAGAGGGTTCTGCCTTTGATCTGCCTATAGCCATAGGTTTACTGATTGCATCAAAACAGGTAAGCTTTGAAAACCTCACGCAGTATGTCATTGTCGGAGAGCTCTCTCTTGACGGGTCGGTTAAGAGGGTTAAGGGGATGCTCTCAATGGCAATTGAAGCCCGGAAAATGGGGATGAAAGGAATGATCGTACCCAGGGAAAATGCTCTGGAAGCGGCTGTGGCAAAAGGTGTGAATATATACCCGGTTGACAACCTGTCACAGGCACTTGAATTTCTGGGCGAAACAGATCAGAGCAAACCTTTCAGCATCGATATAAATTCCCTTTTTAATCAATCCCAGCACTACGAAGTCGATTTCAGGGATGTAAAGGGGCAGGAACATATAAAAAGAGCGTTGCTTGTGGCTGCGGCTGGGGGACACAACATTCTGATGATCGGGCCCCCGGGTTCAGGAAAAACCATGCTCGCCAGAAGACTTCCCACAATTCTACCCGACCTCTCACTCGACGAAGCGCTCGAGACAACCAAGATCCATTCTGTAGCCGGCCTTCTTGACAGCTCAACCCCACTGCTTGCAATCCGGCCATACCGCTCACCTCACCACACCATAAGCGATGCCGGACTCACCGGTGGAGGATCTTACCCAAGACCCGGGGAAGTAAGCCTGAGCCATCATGGGGTTCTTTTTCTTGACGAGCTTCCGGAGTTCAACAAAAACGTACTGGAAAATCTCCGCCAGCCCCTTGAGGATGGAAAAGTCACTATTTCAAGAGCTGCAATGTCACTTTCCTACCCTGCAAGGTTTATGCTTGCTGTGGCACTGAACCCCTGCCCTTGCGGGTACTATACAGATCACCGCCACAGGTGCACCTGCTCATCAACACAAATCCAGCGCTACATGTCCAGAATTTCCGGCCCGCTTCTTGACCGTATCGACATCCACGGGGAAGTTCCTGCACTCTCATATGAGGAACTCTGTACCAAAAAGCAGGGACTGGATTCTGCATCCATGAGAGAGAACGTTGCAAGGGCAAGGGAGATTCAAACCAAACGATTTGCCAAGTGCAAGAATGTTTTCTGTAACGCACACATGGAGTCCCGGCATATCAGAAAATACTGCACATTGGATGACACCTGCCTTTCCATGCTTAAAAATGCGATCGAGAAACTCGGGTTTTCCGCAAGAGCATATGACAGGATACTCAAAGTATCAAGAACCGCGGCCGATCTTGACTGCTCCGGGCATATTCAGTCTCATCACCTGGCAGAAGCGATCCAGTACAGGAGTCTGGACAGAAAACTTTGGCTTGGAGAGTAA